The genomic window GCTAGGACTGCGGCATCCTCgatggccatggcagctCCCTGGGACAGATGAGGGAGGGTTGGGTGGCAAGCGTCTCCTAGCAATGCCACGCTACCGAGGGTCCATGTGTCCAGGGGCTTGTGGCTACGTAACCGCCACTCTACGACGTCTCCGTCGgggacgaggtcgaggagcttctgaACCAAGGGGCAAAAGTCAGAGTAAACGTCTTTCATGGCCTTTTTGTCACCCTTGTTCGTCCAGGTCGCGTTGATGGAACCTGCGAAGTTGACGTCAGGTTGGGCCGTGGCGATGTTGTATATCGTGTGGTTGTGAATCGGGTAAGCAATGATGTGCCGCTTAGATCCTATCCAGCGGCGAACGGCGTCGCTGTCGATCAACTCCAGTAGCTCAGGATAAGGCTCCATCTTTTCGCGTTCGACAAGGATGCGGTAGGCCGCTGTACCAgtctcctcgacctcggcagAAAGGTTTAGAGAGCTCAGTATCGACTCTCGGACTGGGGACTTGATGCCGTCGGCGCCAATCAGAACGTCGGTCTCAACGACACGCTCGACACCATCACCGCTTTTGATGACAAAAGTGACCTTGTCGGGCCCAAAAGATATGACGCTCTGTAGCGTCTGGCCAAAGTGAAAATGAACGTTGGGTTGAGCCTTTGCGGCGTCAAAGATATTGCCCGCCAGCGAAGCCCGATGGCCGGCGTAATGCGAGTACCCGTATTTCTGATGGATATCTTCCATGGGGACGCGCGCCAACTCGTTATTTGACGGGCCATCGTAGATATAAACCTCTTTGACATTGGtggcctccttctcgagggAAGAGTCCCCCCAGACACCTAGCTTGTCGAGGACGCGGATCAGATTGGGGGCGATCTGGATGCCGGCGCCTACAAAGCCCAGGGCGGGTGCATTTTCGTAGACGTGAACTTGTTTGAACCCTTTCTTGGCAAATGCGAGAGCGGCCGTGAGTCCTCCCATTCCTTAGACGGCTGGTTTAGCAGCTTGTCAAGTGGGCGTATTGAGCACTGCACCTACCTGCGCCAATGATGGACACCTGAAGATCCCGGTGGTCAGCCATTGCTTCTGTTTCCGTCTGGTCCGTCAATTGAGAGGTATCCGTATGGCAGGTTAGATCAGTTGTACTTGGTTTCTCTAGTGTCTCAACTCAATGCCGTTGACCCAAGTTCTATAgtctcctcaacaccatgaatCCTTGTGGGGCTACATGATCAATTGGACCTGACCGAGGTTCCACATGGGGCTTGTCGAGCGCAAGTTGATGCAATGTGGGAAGAACCAAGTCCCCGCACCCCCGTGGGGAAACAGGGGTCTTCGGGTCCGAGTGTCGGTAGTTGATGATTGGCTTTGCAAGGGAATCATTGGCTGCTCTACAATATGGGTCTGTTTTTGCCGAGTtgtcttggtgttgtcggTTCGTTGACCTCTTCTTGTAAGTTGATCATATGCTCTTGACTAGGTAGCCATCGACCAAAGCGAGCACTACGTGATTCTAAACTCTGGAGTCTTTAAGAAGCAAGCTGACTGGCCCAGTGAAAGAGATTGCGAATGTCTTGCCTTGCTTTGCCTTGGGGCGAAGCAACACTATTTGACCTAAATGTCTGAATGGCCGTGAACAACTCGCATTTTGTCAACGAATCTTGACTACTGCTTCTTGGCGCACATGTCTAGAATCTCCCTGACCTGCGATTCCTCCGTAATTGGCACGGCATTTGTCCGTATCCATATATCCTCCAGACTATTTCGCGCAAGTGTATCGAGGCTCTCCTGACCAATGCCCACCTCTTCAAGCGACCGAGGCATCTCTAGGGCCGAAATCACAGCCGACAAGATGTCGCCGAGGTCTGGCTCTTTTCCATCAAGTCCCTTAGACTCTAGCAGCTGCTTGACCTCCGCTTGTCCTAGGAGCAAATCTTTGACCATGGCCTGCCGGTCGACGTTTGCTTTGTACTTCAGGTTGAACTTGCACACGGCCGGTAGCAGAATGCAGCTCGTCTCGCCATGGCCGACGCCGAGAGGTCCAAGTTGATGTCCGATTGCATGACTGGCTCCAAGAGGGACACCGCTCGACACAGCGCACATGGCTTCGATGACACCCAGTTGACAGAGATGCCGTGCTTGTAGCGATTTCGGGTTTGCCTTGCTCTCTAACAACCCCGAGATCAATTTTGGAAGACCTCTCTTGGCCCAAGTGTCGCCCTTTTCGTTTGACAGAAGCGAGCAGAGCGTCTCTACACAGTGGTCCACTGATCGAATGCCGGTGCTGAGCCATACCCAGGCGGGCGTGGTGAGGCAGAGCTCTGGGTCCTGGATGACGAGCTCGGGGTCGACTTTTTCGCAGTGAAAGGTCCTCTTGGCGTGGCCTTGGGACTCTGTTCCGCCGGCGATGGCCTGATACTCGCCTCCGGAGAGCGAGGTCGGGATATGAATGAGAGGAATGGTCGGTTTGGCAATGTCCTTTCGCAGCGCTGGATTGCTCTCTGCTGTGCCCCAGAGAGTATTCATATCCTCCTCCGTGCTAGCAGAGTTGGCCAAAGCCAAACGCACCAGTTTGGCAGCATCTGTAAGACTGCCAGCGCCGAGGGTGACCAGGCAGTCAATGTCGCGATGGCGAGCATCTTCCACCACTTCTAGGACCTGTGCTATTGGCGTGTGCGGGCTGATGCCGATTCTCACCCCAGCAACTCGGTCGCCGAGCGCCACAGTAAGGCGGTCGAGAGCATCCGTTGTTTGCGACAGCGACTTGGAGCAGATGATGTAAACCcgggagctggagaaggtgTCTCTACAGTGCCGCAAACAGGCTTCCGGGAACCGCAGACCATACGAGATCTTGGGCGTTTCTCGATCGTCAAAGGCAGGACGGAACGTTTCGATACCGAATTCGAAAGACATGATGGAACTTGTCTTGAAAATCTCAATCGTGGTGTTTGGGGAATGACGTCGCGATGTGAAGAAGAGAATAAGACGGGTTGGTCTCCACGTGGGGCTGGCTCATGTCCCACATCCCATTCATCATGGGCATCAAACATCAAGTACTCGCAAAAAGGACCATCGCGAGCCGATCATGCATTTTCATTATAGGCTCAAATCGCTAGTCAGTTGGCTCAATGTCGAGAATTACGAGAAGCGCTCGAGCGCTCATGACCAAGTCGCCCAAcgacgtcgtcgtcttgtcaGCCATTCGGAGCCCCATCACTCGCTCGTTCAAAGGCGGCTTCAAAGATGCCTGGCCGGAAGATATCTTGGGACCGGTAAGAGAGGATCGATTAGTTAACTGTACCTTGGCTCACCTTGAGAATGGCAGATCATGGCGGAAGCCCCAAGGCGAGCCAACATCGAAGCCAAGGACGTCCAAGATGTCCTCATAGGCAACGTCCTCGCTGAGCTAGGCTTCGCAAAGACTGGGCGGATGGCCCTTCTCAATGCTGGCTTCCCAGTGACAACCACGTTTCACACCGTCAATCGCCAATGCTCAAGCAGCTTACAGGCCGTCACCCACCTGGCGCACTCCATCTGGGCCGGCCAAATCGACGTGGCCATGGCCGGCGGCGTTGAGAGCATGTCCAAGAACTACCAGACCCGCGGTGTACCCGCCGACGTGGGGCCAAGCCTCCGGGGCACTGCTATCAAGTCGGCGGCCGACTGTCTGATGCCCATGGGCATCACCTCGGAGAACGTGGCAAGTCGGTACAAGATTAGCCGCCAGATGCAGGATGACTTTGCTCTGCTCAGTCATAGTAGGGCAAATCAGGCACGCTCTGCCGGCCACTTTGATAGTGAGATTGTGCCCGTCGAGTATACTTTCGTAGATGGAGAGGTCGAAAGCCGCGTTCGAGTCGAAGCCGATGACACTATTCGGGCTGGTGTCACACTGGAGAAGCTGGCAAAGCTGAAGCCAGCCTTTACCGAGACGGGTGGCAGCACAGCAGGGAATTCGTGTGTTGGACCCCAGACTTTCTTGCCGCCCAAGCTAACCTGCTGAATAGATCTCAGATATGCGATGGAGCATCAGCGGCCATCCTGGCCCGTCGATCTTGGGCCGAAGCCCGCGGTCTAAAGCCCCTTGCAAGGTTCCTGGGCACCCAAGTAGCAGGCTGCGAACCCGACGAGATGGGAATGGGCCCCTTGTATGCTATCCCAAGGCTCTACAAGCATGCCGGGATAGAGCAAAAGGATGTCGACATCTTTGAGCTGAACGAAGCTTTTGCCAGCCAGACATTGGCTTGCATCCACgggctcggcctcgacatcGACAGGGTCAATCCCAACGGCGGTGCCATTGCCATCGGTCACCCTACCGGAGCTACTGGGACGAGACAGTTGGCCACGCTTCTCGCTGAGCTTGCTCGCCAGGACAAGGAGGTCGGGGTTATCAGCATGTGTGCCAGGTGAGTCATGAATCCAGCGTCTTGGAATAGATGCTAACATCTGCGACAGCACTGGGCTTGGTGTGGCCTCTGCTTTCATTAGAGAAGAGAGTTAGTGTGGGCAACCTACTTTAGAGATTCGTTCTCAAATCGCCAACTATATGATGCTGTACTTGATGTTGGTCTTGGCTATTGTTGTTTGATCTGTAGTTAGAGCATACATCGTACAGAGCACGTGGTGATTGCCTGAGGATCTCCTTGAGCGGCAAGTGGTGCATTTTTTATATCGACAGACTAATCGTCTCACACCCGGCCACAGGTATTTACTTTCTCATTAAAGTTAGAGAAGGTATTCAAGCACAAAAAGCCGCCCAAAGAGATGGGTCATCCAGTTGTCATGTGAGAttgttaataattaaatgtGATTGGCCTCAGCGCTCCGAGCGGCTGGACGCATGTCAGGTCGAACGGTCTGCAGCCAACATCTCGTCCACTCGCGATACCACCAGTACTCCCCCCGCCGTTCATTGAACACCACAAGCGCCCATCAAGCAACAGTTTCATCTGCGAAAGTGCCAGCGGGTCCCAACCTTGGCAACACTTTCTCTAAAAGCAGGACACCGCAAACCCTCACAGAGAAGATCTTCCAACGACATGCCGTCAATCTCCCGGAAGGCAAGGTCATACGAAGCGGCGACTACGTTCAGATACAACCTCATAGGTGTCTTAGTCACGACAACACCTGGCCATTTGCTCAGAAGTTCATGTGTTAGGGGTCCCGAATCGACTGCTTTTAGTTCGCCCCTTTGAAGCATCCACCGGAATGCCATCAAGACCATTCTATTGACTGCTACAGGTCTATGGACGCCACACGAATCAAGTATCCGAAGCAGCCAGTCTTTGCACTTGATCATCAGGTTCAATCCAAGACTGAAGCCAATCTTCGCAAATACCGGTTGATCGAAGAATTTGCCAAGGAATATGGCGTTGTCTTTTTCCCCGCCGGCCACGGCATCGGTCACCAAGTCATGGCAAGCCCTCCTATAGGCCCCCCTATTAGGCCATGCTAACCTGA from Fusarium falciforme chromosome 2, complete sequence includes these protein-coding regions:
- a CDS encoding Fe-ADH domain-containing protein, whose product is MSFEFGIETFRPAFDDRETPKISYGLRFPEACLRHCRDTFSSSRVYIICSKSLSQTTDALDRLTVALGDRVAGVRIGISPHTPIAQVLEVVEDARHRDIDCLVTLGAGSLTDAAKLVRLALANSASTEEDMNTLWGTAESNPALRKDIAKPTIPLIHIPTSLSGGEYQAIAGGTESQGHAKRTFHCEKVDPELVIQDPELCLTTPAWVWLSTGIRSVDHCVETLCSLLSNEKGDTWAKRGLPKLISGLLESKANPKSLQARHLCQLGVIEAMCAVSSGVPLGASHAIGHQLGPLGVGHGETSCILLPAVCKFNLKYKANVDRQAMVKDLLLGQAEVKQLLESKGLDGKEPDLGDILSAVISALEMPRSLEEVGIGQESLDTLARNSLEDIWIRTNAVPITEESQVREILDMCAKKQ
- a CDS encoding FAD-binding-3 domain-containing protein, encoding MADHRDLQVSIIGAGMGGLTAALAFAKKGFKQVHVYENAPALGFVGAGIQIAPNLIRVLDKLGVWGDSSLEKEATNVKEVYIYDGPSNNELARVPMEDIHQKYGYSHYAGHRASLAGNIFDAAKAQPNVHFHFGQTLQSVISFGPDKVTFVIKSGDGVERVVETDVLIGADGIKSPVRESILSSLNLSAEVEETGTAAYRILVEREKMEPYPELLELIDSDAVRRWIGSKRHIIAYPIHNHTIYNIATAQPDVNFAGSINATWTNKGDKKAMKDVYSDFCPLVQKLLDLVPDGDVVEWRLRSHKPLDTWTLGSVALLGDACHPTLPHLSQGAAMAIEDAAVLAEAVSLVPGGGADRQELAKTLKVYELARKPRTSTLVELAALSARTLHLGEGKAKEERDRQFAAAKTKGAPVPDKWASPEIQKMIFEHECVGDIRERFKELHASLGQRADEAIAARI
- a CDS encoding Homoaconitase, mitochondrial — encoded protein: MTKSPNDVVVLSAIRSPITRSFKGGFKDAWPEDILGPIMAEAPRRANIEAKDVQDVLIGNVLAELGFAKTGRMALLNAGFPVTTTFHTVNRQCSSSLQAVTHLAHSIWAGQIDVAMAGGVESMSKNYQTRGVPADVGPSLRGTAIKSAADCLMPMGITSENVASRYKISRQMQDDFALLSHSRANQARSAGHFDSEIVPVEYTFVDGEVESRVRVEADDTIRAGVTLEKLAKLKPAFTETGGSTAGNSSQICDGASAAILARRSWAEARGLKPLARFLGTQVAGCEPDEMGMGPLYAIPRLYKHAGIEQKDVDIFELNEAFASQTLACIHGLGLDIDRVNPNGGAIAIGHPTGATGTRQLATLLAELARQDKEVGVISMCASTGLGVASAFIREEKKIFQRHAVNLPEGKVIRSGDYVQIQPHRCLSHDNTWPFAQKSMDATRIKYPKQPVFALDHQVQSKTEANLRKYRLIEEFAKEYGVVFFPAGHGIGHQVMIEELFVWPGTLCVGSDSHSNMYGGIGSLGVALVRSDAASVWATGKSWFQVPSVVQVTLTGTLPPGVTGKDVIVALCGLFPTDVLNHSVEFVGSEQTMSSILVDDRLTISNMSTEWSSTRGGRHYLTPGRFLSLLLADLLSSPEVVAASALSGRLSGTGVYKAPENFNGVQFGYGTGLPDSPLSQLDSAAEQLESFIDRAEASVPKNDGNDAKATTRILPGFPEKITGELLFCDADNLDTDNIYAGKYTYQDDITKEGMAKVCMENYDPEFRSIAKPNDILVSGGNFGCGSSREQAATAILANQIPLVVASTFSSIFARNSINNALLGLEVPRLVERLRAKFPASERVPTRRTGWTLTWDVARRVVEVQEGEGGERWEEKVGQFPENLQEIIAKGGLTDWTKHEIAKAEA